One window of Schistocerca gregaria isolate iqSchGreg1 unplaced genomic scaffold, iqSchGreg1.2 ptg000673l, whole genome shotgun sequence genomic DNA carries:
- the LOC126318605 gene encoding uncharacterized protein LOC126318605 — MIDKDTEGNTFTEIQAEPNRIQGKKRFMRGSAGFKKQKPITSDFQSGLHGVLVTVDRCREHKAAREVLDLFNDVAEQHKPSNLEYSESSDLESQLYEEVRQLKEQKPQRFEVIDSGCKNLVFINFLDKNLDPIEFVHETLDYVINVTKEPRTRYTNRIIPIQKTCAASENSIAKTAVSLIELAFQRKTGEDEKSSGYKYMVELKSRNNNSIFKESIRDLLVSKMDPSHSVDLRHPDKIIMVEIFKKACGIAIIDSKMNNLYKRYNIRTITMNLKQSEVQIANSEGS; from the exons ATGATTGACAAAGATACAGAAGGAAACACATTTACTGAAATACAGGCAGAACCGAACAGAATTCAGGGTAAAAAGCGATTCATGAGAGGAAGTgccggcttcaaaaaacagaag CCAATAACATCAGATTTTCAAAGTGGACTCCATGGTGTTCTAGTAACCGTGGACAGATGTAGAGAACATAAGGCTGCTCGAGAAGTACTAGATTTATTCAACGATGTAGCAGAGCAACACAAACCGTCAAATTTAGAATATTCCGAATCTTCGGATCTGGAATCGCAACTGTATGAAGAGGTTCGGCAACTAAAGGAACAAAAGCCTCAAAGATTTGAAGT AATTGATAGTGGGTGCAAAAACCTTGTATTTATCAATTTCTTGGATAAGAATTTAGACCCAATTGAATTCGTTCATGAAACGCTCGACTACGTAATTAATGTAACCAAAGAGCCAAGAACAAGATACACAAACAGAATAATTCCGATTCAAAAAACCTGCGCAGCATCAGAAAACTCTATCGCTAAAACGGCGGTTTCATTGATCGAATTAGCTTTTCAAAGAAAAACAggagaagatgaaaagagtagcGGCTACAAATACATGGTTGAGCTAAAGTCCAGAAATAACAATTCTATCTTCAAAGAGAGCATACGTGACCTGTTAGTATCTAAAATGGATCCTAGCCATTCCGTAGATTTAAGACATCCGGATAAAATCATCATGGTAGAAATATTCAAAAAAGCATGCGGAATTGCTATTATCGACAGTAAAATGAATAATCTGTATAAACGATACAACATCCGTACAATAACCATGAATTTGAAACAGTCAGAAGTACAGATTGCGAATTCTGAGGGCTCGTAA